In Paludibaculum fermentans, the genomic stretch ATCAGTTGCCTGAGCTGCTGGGGATTCGCCGCCGCGAGCGCCCGGCGTGTGGGGTAGATGCGCTGGGCCAGGGCCCGGTTCATGGAGAAGACGGTTTCCGTGCCAAAGGAGGGCGCCAACTGCCCGGTGGGGGTCACCCACAGCAGGCTCTCCGGTTCAGTGTCGATGGGCTCCTCGTGAACTTCGGCGTCGACGCCCTTTAAGTATTTGTCCAGAAAGCGGTAAGCCGCCTCACGCCGAGGCTGCGACCAGCCGTGGGTATCGTCGAACTCAAAGAACGACACCCGGCCCGGAGCGTCCACTGACTCGTAGTGGCGCGCTGCGGCTTCAAAGGTAGCCCGAGCTCCGGCAATAGGGAAGAAGTCGCGTGTGGCGGAGGTAACCAGAAACGGCTTTGGCGCGAATCCCTTAATGAAATCAACGAAGTCCAGTCCCTGGCCGAGGAAGCCGGGAAAGATCTGCTCGGCATCCTGCGGACCCGGACCGTCCATCAGTTCGCGCCAGCGTGTGATGTAGCAGGACGAAACCGCCGCCGCCAGCCTGGGTTCGAAAACGGCCAGGTAGGCAGCCTGCGTGCCGCCTCCGGAGTTGCCGGCCACGGCGATGCGGGCCGGATCCACCTCTTTGCGGGTGAGCAGATAATCGACGGCGCGAATGCCGTCCCAGATGAAGTAGCGGGCGATGGAGGTGCCCGTGAGCAGGCATTGGACACCGGCAGTGATGTGCTCGTTTACGCCGGGCCCGACCCGCGAAAGCCCCAGCTCCGGATCAAAATACTCCAGCCGCTCGCCCTGGCCGGGCGGATCGTACGCCAGCACGACGTAGCCGCGCCGGGCCAGCGTGATCCACACCTTCTGATAGTTGGGATAGGCCTTGCCGTTGTCTGAGTGCCCAGCCACGCCCAGCACGGCCGGAAACGGGCCTTCGGATCCCGTGGGCACGTAGAGGTTGGCGGTGACCCGGAAACCGGGCAGTGATTCGAACAGCAGCTTCTCGACGCGGTATCCGGGCCGCTCAAAGGTGCCGGTGATGCGGGCATTCAGGTCGGCCCTGACACCCGGCAGCCCGCCGATGGACTGCTCCATCTTCGCTTTGATATCACCCGGCGGTTGGAGCAGGGCGAGCAGCAGTACGAAAGAGGTCATCGTGCCGGAATTGTAGCTCATCCTCGCGGGGGAGGCGATTCCTGGAATCCCCACTAACCCGGAGAGATTACCTGGCAGAAAGTACTGACGGAAATCGCACTTAGTCCGTCAGGGTTGCCTCAAAAGGACCACCAAAACGGCCGCCCCTCCTCCTAACTCATTGATTCCAGGTGGAAACCGATTGGCCCGGCGATTGCCATTAGTAAGGGCAGGAGGCACTAATGAATCTGTCGATCAGGACACACGGCATTGAGTTGACTGGGGAACTGCAGCAGTATGTTGAGCGGCGGATCGGATTTGCCCTGGACCGCTATGAGACGCGATTGTCCGAGGTGGTCGTCTATCTCGACGACACCAACGGCCCGAAGGGCGGCGTGGACAAGCTGTGCCAGATCACAGCCGAGCTGCCCGGAATTGACCGCGTCAAGATCCTGGAACAGAATGCGACGTTCGCCGGCGCTGTGGATGGCGCGGCACGGCGCCTGGGTTACCGCATCCATCAGGTGTTGCGCCGGCGGCGTCCGGAAGACGCTCAACACCGCCTGCATCGCCGCGCGGCTCGACTGGAATCCGTGGGAGGTGCCGTTTGAGCTGGCCGTTCAACCCGCCCCTGTTGGTAGTAAGTGAAGATCGCGTATTGCGCGGTGAACTGGCACGGGTCCTGACCAAGCAGAGTTGGGATGTGTTGTGCTTCGCGGATTGGGAGCACGCCACGACGGGCCTGCCACAAGCCGCGGGCGGCATCCTGGTGACGGATCATTCCTGGGACCAGGCCGTCGAGGTCGCTAAACAGTTGGATCCGCCCGCCCTGGTGGTGGCCGTCTGCGATGGTCCGCACCACATCAAAGAGGCCAAGGAGGCCGGCGTCTACGACACGATTGTGAGGCCATTTGAGGCCATGGAGCCCGCCTGGACCGTCGCCTGTGCATGGCATTTCGCCTCGTGCCAGGCAGAAGCGCGGTCGCAATGCGACGCTGCCTGAAACGGTATTTTGCAGCCGCCGCCGTGATGCCGGCCTTTTCCCTCTCCCCGGCACTCACGGCGGACGGCCAGACTTTGGAACTGAAGCACGGGCCGCCTGCGGAGGCGGCCCATTTTTTGCGTCAGGCGAAAACAGCTCTCTGTCCGGGCTAGCCCATGGGCACAATATAGGAAAGAATCGTCCATGGTGACCGACACACGATATGTATGGGTGCAGCGCTCGGCCGTGGTCCTGGCCGCCTTTTCGATCGCCGCCCTGCAGGCGACGGTGCCGCTGGAGCGCGTCAACTGGCATTTCGTGCTGCCCCGTCTGTTCTATGTCGCCATTCTCTTCTCGGCCGTGCATGACGGCTGGCGCGGCGGCCTCATCACCGCCGGACTGTGCAGCGGCCTCATCCTGTCGCTGAAACAGACCGATACGACACTCCACCATGCCATGGAAAGCGTGGTCTTCTGCTTTGTCGGCACCGGCACCGGCATCCTCACGGAGCGCCTCAATGCCGCCTACCAGAAGATCCAGGAGACCTCTGAAGCGATGAAGCGGGCGGAGCGGCTGTCGGCCATTGGTCAATTATCCGCCGGCCTGGCCCACGAGATCCGCAATCCGCTGGCGAGCATCGCCGGAGCGGCGCAGATCCTGGGCCGCGCCCCGGCACTCGATGAGAAGCAGTCGCGCTGTGTCACCATCATCGGGCAGGAGTGCACTCGGCTCGACCGGTTGCTGACCACCTTCCTCAACTTCGCCCGGCCGCGGCCGCCCAAGATGGGCCAGGCTGCATTGGAACCGCTGCTGGAAAACGTGGCCGCGCTGGCGGAATACCGCATCGGCCGGCGCGGCATCACCATCGAACGCCGCCAGCAGGGGAAGATCCCCTCGCTCTACTGCGATCCGGAGCAACTGGAGCAGGTTCTGCTGAACCTTCTGATCAACGCGGTGGAGGCCAGCCCCGACGGCGCCGCGGTTA encodes the following:
- a CDS encoding alpha/beta hydrolase family protein, with protein sequence MTSFVLLLALLQPPGDIKAKMEQSIGGLPGVRADLNARITGTFERPGYRVEKLLFESLPGFRVTANLYVPTGSEGPFPAVLGVAGHSDNGKAYPNYQKVWITLARRGYVVLAYDPPGQGERLEYFDPELGLSRVGPGVNEHITAGVQCLLTGTSIARYFIWDGIRAVDYLLTRKEVDPARIAVAGNSGGGTQAAYLAVFEPRLAAAVSSCYITRWRELMDGPGPQDAEQIFPGFLGQGLDFVDFIKGFAPKPFLVTSATRDFFPIAGARATFEAAARHYESVDAPGRVSFFEFDDTHGWSQPRREAAYRFLDKYLKGVDAEVHEEPIDTEPESLLWVTPTGQLAPSFGTETVFSMNRALAQRIYPTRRALAAANPQQLRQLILQRVAPAPLHLVARTSPRGSRPGIVTSGVPEADLAELRAAGYVLRVVNSPIPQGGSAGYSPAYQAAAKEWLNGRSLLSWRVSELTSAFYDLAADPEVDPENISVWGKGNAGVSALLFTALEPRVARVMAEDTVTSWFVCTQSHLHSNLAEITIPGVLLDFDLPDLVKVIAPRPMWLVDPRTPTGARSPAVEYPRAFVQLYERPEGWPVLKAFGAWLNAPVLR
- a CDS encoding HPF/RaiA family ribosome-associated protein; this translates as MNLSIRTHGIELTGELQQYVERRIGFALDRYETRLSEVVVYLDDTNGPKGGVDKLCQITAELPGIDRVKILEQNATFAGAVDGAARRLGYRIHQVLRRRRPEDAQHRLHRRAARLESVGGAV
- a CDS encoding response regulator transcription factor, which encodes MSWPFNPPLLVVSEDRVLRGELARVLTKQSWDVLCFADWEHATTGLPQAAGGILVTDHSWDQAVEVAKQLDPPALVVAVCDGPHHIKEAKEAGVYDTIVRPFEAMEPAWTVACAWHFASCQAEARSQCDAA
- a CDS encoding two-component system sensor histidine kinase NtrB; amino-acid sequence: MVTDTRYVWVQRSAVVLAAFSIAALQATVPLERVNWHFVLPRLFYVAILFSAVHDGWRGGLITAGLCSGLILSLKQTDTTLHHAMESVVFCFVGTGTGILTERLNAAYQKIQETSEAMKRAERLSAIGQLSAGLAHEIRNPLASIAGAAQILGRAPALDEKQSRCVTIIGQECTRLDRLLTTFLNFARPRPPKMGQAALEPLLENVAALAEYRIGRRGITIERRQQGKIPSLYCDPEQLEQVLLNLLINAVEASPDGAAVILEAGADRRNVWIRVRDEGSGVAPGDIDKLFDPFFTTKENGTGLGLPVAHQIVGQMHGWLDARRNPGKGMTFSVHLPLQRKGV